The Clostridiales bacterium genomic interval AAATTAAAAGATACGGTTAAAATGCTTGATTTTGAATGTTATGCCCCGCAAGTTTTATTTGCGCTAAATACTTTTTTTGTGTCTTTTTTTAAAATAGCTATTATGTTATAATGTTTTTGGCATAGTTTTTTGTTCTTGCTGAAATAATTTCTTCCAAAAAAAATATATATGATAGCGGATATGGAAAAGATATTGGATAATTTTTTGATGTTGTCGCAAAAGCTTAGTAAGGATATAAGCCTTAAAACTTTTATAGATTGCTTTCCCTATCCCATTTTAATATACGCGCCAGACGGCATGCCCGTAATGGTCAATCAAGCTTTTCTTAAAAGCTATAATATTGACAGCGCCGATGAAATTGCGGGCAAATATAATGTTTTTAAAGACTGCCAAATAACGACTTCCGAGCTGCTGCCTTATACAAAAAGAGTGTTTATTGGGGAGACTTTTTTTTAAAACCAATATAAAAGCTCCTTTGGAAGATATTTTTTTGCGTTTTGAGATAAAAGATTTGGATATTGAGGCGATGTTTATTGACATAGCGATTTTCCCCATTTATGACAAAGACGGAAAGATACCTTACGCGGCGGTATTGTTTATAAACAGGCGCGTATATCGCGCAAAAAAAGAAATCGCCATGGCCCAAGAATACATAAAATCGCATTGCGATGATAAATTTGACATTAACCAAATCGCCAAGGCCGCATGCCTTAGCAAAACGCATTTGACAAGGTTGTTCAAAAAGCATACCGGGACCACTATGTATGAATATTATATTACAAACAAAATAAGCAAACTGCAAGAACAATTATTGGATTTGGACCTTACAATCACCCAGGCTTTTAACGCGTGCGGCTTAAATTACAACGGGCATTTTGCCAAAGTTTTCAAACAAAAAACAGGACTTTCCCCTTCGCAATATCGCAAAAAATACGCTTCAAAATAAATAAAAAACGGCTTTATTCTTACCGTTTTAGGTTCTATATTATATATATTTTAGCCGCCCTTTATTTATATAATTAAAGTTAGCTTTTGTTTGGTCCAAAGTATTTAATATTATAAGGGGTGTGCGATGAAAAGAATCAAAATAGTGTTTTTATTCGTTATTTTGGCAATGGCTGCGGTTTTAGGCGCCTGCAACTTTATTAGCGATGATTTTGAGTTCAAAGATTATGACGATTTCAAAAAAAGCGTAAAAAATTATTCAATGACAATTACAAGCAACGACCAAACGGTCGTTATTAAAGTTTGCGAAGACGGCTATTTATACGAAAGCGGTTCTAGCATTTATTTTTATAACGGCGAAGAAAAAAAGGGCTATTATTTGAATAAAGACGATAAAACGGGCATAGTAAACGCATACGAGGACGGCGAAGAACTGTATGACTGGGAGAGCGGCGGGATTATTGATGTTTTGTATTCATTTCAAATTCTAAAGCTCTTTATGAAAAAAGACGGAAAAGGCAAGGTGGCGGGCAGGAATTGCGCCATTTATACCTACGATAAAGACGGCGTTAAGGCAAAGTATTGGCTGGATAATGAATTTGGGTTTTGTCTAAAATCCGAAATTACCGAAGACGGCGAAATTGAAGTTATGGAAGTTACCGAGTTTTCAATAGACAATGTTACCTTAGAAAATATGATAGACTTATCTTCATATACGATTACCGAGGGCGGCATAATTCCCGCAAAAGCAATAGAATCAATCTCGGTAAAAAGCAACACTATTCCCGCTAACAAGACGCCCGATAATTTGGCGTTAAGTAGCATCAAAATTACCGTTTATTATAGCGACGGCGCTAACGAGGATATGCCCTTAACGGAAAGCATGATTAGCTCTGACGACAGGCAAAAACTTACGACCCCGGGCACGCATACCATAACGGTAAATTTTGGGGGCAAGACGACGACCTTTACGATTACTCTTATTGAGGAGGCTTGGTCTAGCCCGCCCATTGTCAGCAGCATACAAGATTTTTATTCTAATTTCGCGTTGGATTTTGAATCGGCAACTTACGGCTTTGTTCCTAATTTGGCTATTAATATCGCATTGGTTCAGCCTAATTTTGAAAATTATTATTATGAATCCGTTAAAGGAAAAGCCGACGAAAACATGTGGGGCGCGCCTTGTTTGCTTTGGGACGCCTGCTTCCAAATAATGTATCATCTTGAAGGCGTTTTTGACGAAGAAGAAATTGATTTTGGAGGCGGAATTAAGAAAACGCCCTCTTGCGTGGAAACGGCTAGCGGTTACGAGGTAAAATACGCCCAATCCAAAGGCCTTTACAAATATTGGTTTGAAACTAATATAGACTATCACGAGGCGACAAACAGCTTGCGCGCGCAGATTTTTTGCGGAGTTGACGCC includes:
- a CDS encoding helix-turn-helix transcriptional regulator, which gives rise to MRFEIKDLDIEAMFIDIAIFPIYDKDGKIPYAAVLFINRRVYRAKKEIAMAQEYIKSHCDDKFDINQIAKAACLSKTHLTRLFKKHTGTTMYEYYITNKISKLQEQLLDLDLTITQAFNACGLNYNGHFAKVFKQKTGLSPSQYRKKYASK